The Jaculus jaculus isolate mJacJac1 chromosome 14, mJacJac1.mat.Y.cur, whole genome shotgun sequence nucleotide sequence TTGGACCCAGGAGTCCAAACCCCAACCTTCCTCCCTCAGACCGTAGAGCTGGCCACCCTcacctgtctccttcactctttccagcacaatgatgGTGTTGACTGTGTCACCCCGACTGCGTTTTGGAGGGGACCGAGGAGTGGCAGGGGCCATCTCGTTGGGGGACTCTGGAGGAGCAGGAGGCCCTGCGATCCGTGCTGAGGGTGGAGGTGTGTCAGGCCCCTTAGGGCCTGAGTTCTGAGGCACCTTCAGCTCTGATGTCCTTGGGGAGTCTGAGGTGGACAGTTTAGGGGTAGCAGGCTTTGTGGCAGCAAAGGCTTCTGGAACAGGACTTTCAGGCAGCTCACCTGGGGCAGTGGCTTCCTCCTTAGGGTGTGTTTTGGGGAGAACACTAGTGGTGATTTCAGGGTCAGAAACCATAACAATCTCTGTTGAATCTTGGAAGTGGGTTTTGGGGACCTGTATTGGGGTGATTTCAGTGGGGTTGGTGTTAACAGTGACAAAAGATGCTGGATGGGGGGTTCCAGTTGGGTCAGGATGAATGGTCAGTGGTAACTCAGAGTTTGGGGTATCAGTGGCGTAAGAGTCAAGGCTTTGTAGAGATTTGAGGTCAAGGGGCTTAGTGGGATGGGTACTTGGGGTCTTAGGGGGTTCACTGGGTGAGATTTCAGGGGCCTCTTGTTTTGGGATCTCTGGAGATTCTTGGTAGGATGTTTGTATGAGGTCATCATCTGAAGTCTCGGGAGATTCTGGGAGGGAACCCATGGAGGGATCAACTCTTGGGATGTCAGGGGGTCCTGACTGTGGAGTTCTAGTCAGGTTAGGTCTGGGGGACCCCGAAGGTTCTGGGAGTGTCACTTGGGAGATAGCCAGGGATTCTGATACTGAGGTAGTGGGCAGGTCAGGCATGAGGGCCTGGAAAGAATTTGGGAGTGGAGTTTCTTTGTGGTCAAGGATGGGGTTTTCACTGAAGTTGagcggggaaggggagggggaaatTGAAGATGGCATCTGGGAAGGCTCAGGGGAAAGAGAAGTAACTGAAAGGGGTCCTGGATTAGACCCATCTCTAGTAGAGTTTTCAGGGGCACCAGGGAAAGTCCCAGAGGGCTGGTCCATCCCTTGAAGGTTGGAACTGGCAGGTGGAGAGGCAGAAGGGGTGGCCCTGGAACCCATCAaggtgaggaggaagaaaaggaggaaaaggacGGGGCTGAAGGACTTCATGGCGTTGACAGAATCTTATTGCTGTGTGGGAAGCAGGTGAAAAGGGGTTAGGACCAAAGCACCCTGGGGCACTGCCCACTCAAGTAGCCACGCCCTCCCACAGAGACCCCTCCCACTGGCTCCTGGGATTGAGGACCAAGTCTGTCTTGGGCCCTAGGTTGGCCTCAGGGAACCGAGCAGAACACAATTGCAACTCCCAGGAGGCTGTGGGGGCAGTAGCCATGGTCACtaagggagacagaggcaaggaGCATCTTGGGAGTCGTAATTTCAGTGTTTCTCATAAGGGTCCCAGAAAAATAGAATTAATGACCCCTCTATAAGGCCACATAAATGTTAGACTCCACATTTGAGGCATCACATACAGGATACAGAAGgcctgagagagaagaaagggctgAAGGCTGGAGTCCTGGgtcaaagggaggagggagactcTGGGTTTCTGACAAGGAGGCTGCTGCATGCTGAGCAACTCCTAGGTTCTACAGGGTGAGGGGACCCAGGGTCTAGGTCTCTGACTCTTCCCAGGAGCTAGAAGCCTGGACATTGAGATGGTTGGACTTCAAGACCAGGGTGGGTGGTGGCTCCATTACAGGAGAGAAAGATGATTGGGCCCTGGGCTGCTGCGGCAGTGGGATAGAACAGATCTGGACTCCTCAGCCTATGGGGATAGAGACGGGGAGGAGGACAGGACTCTAAGCTCCCTGTGTATATAAGATAGAACTATGATCTCGTGGCTTTACTGGCCAagtgaaagtagaggagggaGTCACCTCGGTGGGATAGGGTGACTTGGGGTCCTGAAGTCTCTTACCTTCTCCGTGATGTCCAAGATAGCAGCAGGTGAACAAAGGTGGATGCAGAAATGATGAGAACTGCCGAATGGCTCTGGGAGGGGCAGGCACTAGGGTCCCAGAGGTGTGCATGGGTAACATGTGACGCCCGACCCCCTCCCTGGGGAATCCTGGAAGCCTAGCAACCAGCTGAAGTTCTTAAAGGAACAGAGATAAAGGATATCCTCTATGGAGTAAAGAAGGGAGTTAGGAGCTCTATGAATTGAGCAGGTGTGAACCAACCAAAATATTTTACCTTTGGAATTAAGGcttggccaggtgtgatggcataggCCTGTGGCTTCAGTTCTCAGGGGGCTGACAGAAGGATAGTGAGTTCAAAGGTAGTTTATGTGACTTAGAGAGCTCCAGGGCTacctagcaagaccctgtctcacaacacaacaaaacaagagccaggagtggtggctcatgcctgtgaccccagcattgGGAaattaaggcaggaagattgccatgagtttgaagccatcctggactATATAATTCCTGGCCAGTGGTGGCTACAGTattagaccctgtcttaaaagcaaaaacaaggggcttggaatgtagttcagttggtagagtgcatgcctagcatgcaggatGCTGTGGATTCAATTCCTAGCACTGCATAGATCATGCACAttggtgcacatctataatcacagcactggggaggtgaaggcagcagttcaaggtcatctttggctacccAGGAAGTTCCAGGAAAGCCTTGGATACAGGAGACTTtgtctgaaaaaaatcaaacaaggggctggagagatgtcttagcagttaaagtgcttgcctgagaagcctaaagacccaggttcaactccccagacctgtctattttatttgaaagagagagggagagagaattggtgtgtcagggcctctgcaattgaactccagacacttgtgccacctaggcatgtgcaaccttgcactttgcctcacctttgtgagtctggcttatgtaggatctggagagtggaacatgggtccttaggcttcacaggcaactactaagccatctctccatctcgaGGAGCTATGTTTGGATCCCCAAAACTCATGAAAAAAGCCAAgtgtgctgagcatggtggcgcacgcctttaatcctagcactcaggaggcagaggtaggtggattgccatgagttcgaggccactctgagattacatagtgaattccaggtcagcctgggctagtgtgagaccctacctcgaaaaaaaaaaaaaaaaaaagccaagtgtccTTGAGGCACATgactaatcctagcactggggtggcagaaaCAAGGAGTccctggtgtttgctggctagctagtctaggttCAGTGGGgtacttgtctcaaagaaaaagatggagagcaACTGGAGAAGAGCccctctgttctccacatgcattcacacacagctGCACccccacatgcatgtatgcacaccacacacatatacatcatgCAAAACAACAAAAGCCAACACCcaaaacagagctggggagatggctcagcagataagaggcTTGCCTAAAAATTCTAactgcttgggttcaatttctcaggagaTCAGtaccattctccagtacccagataaagctagatgcacaaagaggtacatgtgtctggagttcgtttgtagcagctggaggctctggcatgtccattctatctttctctttctctctcttaaagagataaataaaatattaaaaaaaaaaaacaccactcaGCCAAACATACAAtgacaaaacaacaaccaaaagaaCACACTCATaaacaaaaaccagggctggggagatgactcagtggttaaaggtgcttacttgctaagcctgatggcctaggttcgatttcccagtacccatgtaaagccagatgcacaaagtggtgcatgtatctggaagcCCTAGTACACCCTTACtcaaactctttctttctctctctctattaaataaaaatattaaaaaaaaaaaacaaaacaaaacagtggggcatggtggcccacaccattaacctcaggaggcagaggtagaaggattgttgtaagtttgaggccaccctgagactacatcgtgaattccagattccaggtcagcctgagctagagtgagagcctaccttgggggggggggaaggaaacaaaaacacaaccagtttgacacacacaaaacccccaactctgacaaagaaaaaaaaaatccaagaaccCTGGTCTTTTTCTCTCGCCTGCTCTCAGACTCAAGGATCTAGGTCACTGGTTCCTTCCTACTCTACCACCTGGAGTCCAGGACCCTCCAGCCTGCTTCAGACCAAGAAATCCAAACCCTCAGAATCTGGGGTCCAATCCCTGTTCCAGCCACTCTTAGGCTTAGGAATTCATGTtctgttccctttctctctgggGCTAGAAATCTGGGTGCCATTCTCCAGATGGCTGCTGCTCTTTAGAACTTGCTGCCACAGTTGCCTTGTGTGTGTTGAGGCCCCctctttcttttgaaacagggtctatgTAAattagactggcttcaaacttgcaacctcctaaccctgcctcctgagtaccaaTAATgagaggtgtatgccaccacgcctagatCCAGGTGTGGAGGATTGGGCCTCATCTTCACAACACCCCAAAGTGCCCTAAGCAAGGGAAGGGCCCATCCTCAGGGGAGCCCAGGGCCTTCATCATGACATCACCAGTCTGCACACTGTGGCCTCACATGCTCTCTCCCagcctcttcccttcttcctcttcttgttcCAGGCTCTGTttgtcccctctctcccctccctcctctctccattctctccctccctctctcttccggGCCTGGTTGTCCCTGGACATATCCGCCCCTCTgcagtccttccctctcctgccttagccttctcccccttcctccatctctagttgcctttgatgtttttcctttctccctccacagctccttttcttatttttcttatttttgtcccCTTCTTGGGTCACCCTGTCTTTGTCCTTCCCTTTCTGGCCATTTTTCCCCTTTGTCTTTCATCGTCATCAGTCCTCCTCTATCTCCCCTGTCTCTGTCACTGACTTCTGCTCTGATGGTCCCTCTGCAGTCTCTATTTTTATTCCTCTGACACACCCCCTGTGtccacttctctgtctctccccctccttcttctcgGGTCCCAGCTCCTGGTCCCAATTAGCTGGTGGCGGCCACGGCTGCGCGGGTCCCACCCCCGGCTCCTCATTAAGGCTGAAGGCGCCTAATGAGCCTGGGGGCGACCCTGGCCCGGCTGCGTCACGGCGCCGCGGGGGCCGAGGACAGATATAAGGGGGCCCCGCTGTCGCTGCCCGAGCCCACTGTGCGGTGGGGGCCCCCACGGAAGCTACTGGGGTACTGTGGAGTCCTTGGCTCTGGGTGCGATGGTGACATCAGCAGGCCCTATTCTCTGTCCGCAGGTGATGGAGACCCGACAGGTGTCGCGGAGCCCCCGAgtgcggctgctgctgctgctactgctactGCTCGTGCCCTGGGGCGCCTGCCCAGCCTCAGGTGTTGCTCTACCCCCCGCTAGGTAAGTGTGATTGGGGGACACCCGGGAGACTCAGAGACCCAAAGGGAAGGCAGAGAAACCTCCGGGCCGACCCTGACAGT carries:
- the Gfy gene encoding Golgi-associated olfactory signaling regulator, with product MKSFSPVLFLLFFLLTLMGSRATPSASPPASSNLQGMDQPSGTFPGAPENSTRDGSNPGPLSVTSLSPEPSQMPSSISPSPSPLNFSENPILDHKETPLPNSFQALMPDLPTTSVSESLAISQVTLPEPSGSPRPNLTRTPQSGPPDIPRVDPSMGSLPESPETSDDDLIQTSYQESPEIPKQEAPEISPSEPPKTPSTHPTKPLDLKSLQSLDSYATDTPNSELPLTIHPDPTGTPHPASFVTVNTNPTEITPIQVPKTHFQDSTEIVMVSDPEITTSVLPKTHPKEEATAPGELPESPVPEAFAATKPATPKLSTSDSPRTSELKVPQNSGPKGPDTPPPSARIAGPPAPPESPNEMAPATPRSPPKRSRGDTVNTIIVLERVKETGVSLVGRPRGSTGGALCLFFAGTGILIGIFLLLWCLYRRSSQHRSFAHHRLTNSGDEPVLHLDAPKDPFDLYFYAPDAWVPSHISTKQLPPTPPLPPKLPPPPRGARPQRLEALSPATLPNNFA